From a single Geothermobacter ehrlichii genomic region:
- a CDS encoding DnaJ C-terminal domain-containing protein — translation MAKDYYAALGLDKNASADEIKKAYRKLAVKYHPDKNPGDKKAEERFKEISEAYAVLSDPEKKRQYDQFGDAAFHQRFSQEDIFRGTDFNEIFREFGFGGGIEDIFGSLFGDRQGSFFHGGGRQVVRGQDYVLKLDIPFRMAVEGGERRVRFRGDQGTEEVQVRIPPGVEEGQRLRVAGRGGHSPGGGPRGDLLLDIHIEPDPVFTRQGRDLYVDVYVPFSGICLGTSVDIPTLSGTRRVKIKPGTRSGTKVRLKGFGVNGRNGDSGDLYAVIRVEVPASLTPQQQELLEKLRETGL, via the coding sequence ATGGCCAAAGACTATTACGCGGCTCTCGGGCTGGACAAGAATGCCAGCGCCGACGAAATAAAGAAGGCCTATCGCAAGCTGGCCGTCAAATACCACCCGGACAAGAACCCCGGCGACAAGAAGGCCGAAGAGCGGTTCAAGGAGATTTCGGAGGCCTACGCCGTGCTGTCCGACCCGGAAAAGAAACGGCAGTACGACCAGTTCGGCGACGCCGCCTTTCACCAGCGCTTCAGCCAAGAGGACATATTCCGCGGCACCGATTTCAACGAGATTTTCCGCGAATTCGGCTTCGGCGGCGGCATCGAGGACATTTTCGGCAGCCTGTTCGGCGACCGTCAGGGAAGCTTCTTTCACGGCGGCGGGCGCCAGGTGGTGCGCGGGCAGGACTATGTGCTGAAGCTGGACATCCCCTTCCGCATGGCCGTGGAAGGGGGCGAGCGGCGGGTCCGCTTTCGCGGCGACCAGGGGACCGAGGAGGTCCAGGTGCGAATTCCCCCCGGTGTCGAGGAAGGGCAACGCCTGCGCGTCGCCGGACGCGGCGGCCACAGCCCCGGCGGCGGCCCGCGCGGCGACCTGCTGCTCGACATCCACATCGAGCCGGACCCGGTCTTTACCCGCCAGGGCAGGGATCTCTATGTCGACGTTTACGTTCCTTTCAGCGGCATCTGCCTCGGAACCAGCGTCGACATACCGACCCTGTCGGGAACCAGGCGGGTCAAGATCAAGCCCGGGACCCGCAGCGGCACCAAGGTGCGCCTGAAGGGCTTCGGCGTCAATGGACGCAACGGCGACAGCGGCGATCTCTACGCTGTCATCCGTGTCGAGGTTCCGGCCAGTCTCACCCCGCAGCAGCAGGAACTGCTCGAAAAGCTGAGAGAGACCGGCCTGTAA